One window of Quercus robur chromosome 12, dhQueRobu3.1, whole genome shotgun sequence genomic DNA carries:
- the LOC126708790 gene encoding uncharacterized protein LOC126708790, translated as MQPQQSSRIDLVDLKAQIAKKLGVNKSKLYFYHLHKFLSNKLGKSQFESFCIRAFGRENLPLHNQLIISILKNACQAKTPPTIHLPGPQKSGIHVANSSPGGEDGHEESGAIFPNQNQNVPVWSNGVLPLSPRKVRSGLRDRNKLRDRPSPLGLNGKVECISHQSMGTEDSCNKVNMVNGDLTPCDYQRPVQHLQAVAELHEHEREGSVQRPAEKPRIHDKDQTAVTGVEDGEEVEQSNRPSFSRSPLRAPLGIPYCSASVGGARKVMPLVSSGDFVSYYDSGGLSDTETLRNRMEQIAAAQGLGGVSTECANMVNNTLDVYLKRLIRSCVDLVGTRSTHESKKQPAHKQQIQGKIINGMWPANHSHMQSTAAPTDVMQEQGSQYSISLLDFKVAMELNPQQLGEDWPLLLEKICMQGFEE; from the coding sequence ATGCAACCTCAGCAGAGCTCGAGAATCGATTTGGTTGACTTGAAAGCTCAGATAGCCAAGAAGCTTGGGGTGAATAAGTCAAAACTCTACTTTTATCACTTGCATAAGTTTTTGAGCAACAAATTGGGCAAGAGTCAGTTTGAAAGTTTTTGTATTCGGGCTTTTGGGAGGGAGAATCTTCCACTTCACAATCAGTTGATAATTTCAATCTTGAAGAATGCATGCCAAGCCAAGACCCCACCAACAATTCATTTACCGGGTCCCCAAAAATCTGGGATTCATGTTGCAAATAGTTCTCCTGGTGGGGAAGATGGGCATGAAGAAAGTGGGGCCATTTTTCCAAATCAGAATCAAAATGTACCAGTTTGGTCAAATGGGGTTTTGCCACTCTCCCCGCGGAAGGTTAGGTCTGGGTTACGTGATCGGAATAAGCTCAGGGATAGACCAAGCCCACTTGGACTAAATGGGAAGGTCGAGTGTATCTCGCATCAGTCCATGGGAACAGAAGATAGTTGTAATAAGGTCAATATGGTAAATGGTGATTTGACTCCGTGTGATTATCAGAGACCAGTGCAGCATCTTCAAGCAGTTGCTGAGCTACATGAACATGAAAGGGAGGGTTCTGTTCAGCGACCTGCAGAAAAGCCTAGAATACATGATAAAGATCAGACTGCAGTAACTGGTGTTGAAGATGGGGAAGAGGTGGAGCAGTCAAATCGCCCGAGTTTCTCTAGAAGTCCTCTACGTGCACCCCTTGGGATTCCGTATTGCTCAGCTAGTGTAGGTGGGGCCCGCAAAGTTATGCCATTGGTTAGCAGTGGTGATTTTGTTAGCTATTATGATAGTGGTGGATTGTCTGATACAGAGACGCTGAGAAATCGTATGGAGCAGATTGCAGCAGCACAGGGCCTTGGAGGTGTCTCTACGGAATGTGCTAACATGGTGAATAATACGTTGGATGTGTATTTGAAGCGGTTGATCAGGTCTTGTGTTGATTTGGTGGGAACAAGGTCTACACATGAGTCAAAAAAGCAACCTGCTCACAAGCAGCAGATTCAAGGGAAAATTATCAATGGCATGTGGCCGGCTAATCATTCACATATGCAGAGCACAGCTGCACCCACGGATGTTATGCAGGAGCAAGGATCCCAGTACTCGATATCTTTGCTTGATTTCAAAGTTGCCATGGAGCTGAATCCTCAGCAGCTTGGGGAAGATTGGCCATTGCTGCTGGAGAAAATTTGTATGCAAGGATTCGAGGAATGA
- the LOC126708969 gene encoding uncharacterized protein LOC126708969 isoform X3, translated as MDSDIEESLKKRQRKTPFLGDPSSRKNFMQEEDIRLEATRAKFSNVLKRHGELTERLSRDSDKMIFDRLQKEFEAARASQTEEICLDGEEWNDGLLATIRERVHMEADRKAMPVDSNIVSAPHFQERITYKVGSKVICCLEGTRIGIQYETSFAGELCELYHCVLESKSFLEKMTVLEHTIPFFLPIREAENDLLSSNAMKFIDYIGELLQAYVDRREQVRLIKELYGNQIKELFHSLPYHIVEFVLDDSDCKVTVSLRYADLVSVLPTRIRVLAWPSKKSSINAATMSRKENGVLGSHQNPARLSYAEDALRTMSLPEAYAEIVLNLPRALQQIFQQRSPTL; from the exons ATGGATAGCGACATTGAAGAATCGCTGAagaagagacagagaaagaCTCCATTCCTTGGGGATCCTTCTTCTCGCAAG AATTTTATGCAAGAGGAAGATATTCGGTTGGAGGCAACACGAGCTAAAT TTTCAAATGTTCTCAAAAGGCATGGAGAGTTGACAGAGCGTCTTTCTAG GGATTCTGACAAGATGATATTTGATCGTCTACAAAAAGAATTTGAAGCTGCTCGTGCTTCTCAAACTGAAG AGATATGTTTAGATGGCGAAGAATGGAATGATGGGCTATTAGCAACAATAAGGGAGCGG GTTCACATGGAGGCAGACAGAAAGGCAATGCCAGTGGACTCAAACATAGTTTCAGCTCCTCATTTCCAGGAAAGAATCACTTATAAAGTTGGAAGTAAG GTGATTTGTTGTTTGGAAGGGACAAGAATTGGCATACAATATGAGACATCTTTTGCAG GAGAACTTTGTGAATTATACCATTGTGTCCTTGAAAGCAAATCATTTCTTGAAAAGATGACTGTCCTTGAACACACAATTCCCTTTTTTCTACCAATACGAGAAGCAGAAAATGATCTTCTTTCTTCCAATGCGATG AAATTTATAGATTACATTGGAGAACTTTTGCAGGCTTATGTGGATAGGCGTGAACAG GTTCGGCTTATCAAAGAGTTATATGGAAATCAAATTAAAGAATTGTTTCACAGCCTTCCATACCACATAGTTGAATTTGTGCTAGATGATTCTGATTG TAAGGTGACAGTAAGTCTCAGATATGCAGATCTTGTTTCTGTACTTCCAACTCGAATTAGAGTGCTTGCGTGGCCATCCAAGAAAAGTAGTATTAATGCAGCAACTATGAGCAGGAAAGAAAATGGAGTACTGGGAAGTCACCAAAATCCTGCTCGCTTATCATATGCTGAGGATGCCTTACGAACCATGAGCTTACCTGAAG
- the LOC126708969 gene encoding uncharacterized protein LOC126708969 isoform X1 — MDSDIEESLKKRQRKTPFLGDPSSRKQFEQFAVRPYIMGEVNFMQEEDIRLEATRAKFSNVLKRHGELTERLSRDSDKMIFDRLQKEFEAARASQTEEICLDGEEWNDGLLATIRERVHMEADRKAMPVDSNIVSAPHFQERITYKVGSKVICCLEGTRIGIQYETSFAGELCELYHCVLESKSFLEKMTVLEHTIPFFLPIREAENDLLSSNAMKFIDYIGELLQAYVDRREQVRLIKELYGNQIKELFHSLPYHIVEFVLDDSDCKVTVSLRYADLVSVLPTRIRVLAWPSKKSSINAATMSRKENGVLGSHQNPARLSYAEDALRTMSLPEAYAEIVLNLPRALQQIFQQRSPTL, encoded by the exons ATGGATAGCGACATTGAAGAATCGCTGAagaagagacagagaaagaCTCCATTCCTTGGGGATCCTTCTTCTCGCAAG CAATTTGAACAGTTTGCGGTGCGTCCCTACATAATGGGAGAAGTG AATTTTATGCAAGAGGAAGATATTCGGTTGGAGGCAACACGAGCTAAAT TTTCAAATGTTCTCAAAAGGCATGGAGAGTTGACAGAGCGTCTTTCTAG GGATTCTGACAAGATGATATTTGATCGTCTACAAAAAGAATTTGAAGCTGCTCGTGCTTCTCAAACTGAAG AGATATGTTTAGATGGCGAAGAATGGAATGATGGGCTATTAGCAACAATAAGGGAGCGG GTTCACATGGAGGCAGACAGAAAGGCAATGCCAGTGGACTCAAACATAGTTTCAGCTCCTCATTTCCAGGAAAGAATCACTTATAAAGTTGGAAGTAAG GTGATTTGTTGTTTGGAAGGGACAAGAATTGGCATACAATATGAGACATCTTTTGCAG GAGAACTTTGTGAATTATACCATTGTGTCCTTGAAAGCAAATCATTTCTTGAAAAGATGACTGTCCTTGAACACACAATTCCCTTTTTTCTACCAATACGAGAAGCAGAAAATGATCTTCTTTCTTCCAATGCGATG AAATTTATAGATTACATTGGAGAACTTTTGCAGGCTTATGTGGATAGGCGTGAACAG GTTCGGCTTATCAAAGAGTTATATGGAAATCAAATTAAAGAATTGTTTCACAGCCTTCCATACCACATAGTTGAATTTGTGCTAGATGATTCTGATTG TAAGGTGACAGTAAGTCTCAGATATGCAGATCTTGTTTCTGTACTTCCAACTCGAATTAGAGTGCTTGCGTGGCCATCCAAGAAAAGTAGTATTAATGCAGCAACTATGAGCAGGAAAGAAAATGGAGTACTGGGAAGTCACCAAAATCCTGCTCGCTTATCATATGCTGAGGATGCCTTACGAACCATGAGCTTACCTGAAG
- the LOC126708969 gene encoding uncharacterized protein LOC126708969 isoform X2, whose product MDSDIEESLKKRQRKTPFLGDPSSRKFEQFAVRPYIMGEVNFMQEEDIRLEATRAKFSNVLKRHGELTERLSRDSDKMIFDRLQKEFEAARASQTEEICLDGEEWNDGLLATIRERVHMEADRKAMPVDSNIVSAPHFQERITYKVGSKVICCLEGTRIGIQYETSFAGELCELYHCVLESKSFLEKMTVLEHTIPFFLPIREAENDLLSSNAMKFIDYIGELLQAYVDRREQVRLIKELYGNQIKELFHSLPYHIVEFVLDDSDCKVTVSLRYADLVSVLPTRIRVLAWPSKKSSINAATMSRKENGVLGSHQNPARLSYAEDALRTMSLPEAYAEIVLNLPRALQQIFQQRSPTL is encoded by the exons ATGGATAGCGACATTGAAGAATCGCTGAagaagagacagagaaagaCTCCATTCCTTGGGGATCCTTCTTCTCGCAAG TTTGAACAGTTTGCGGTGCGTCCCTACATAATGGGAGAAGTG AATTTTATGCAAGAGGAAGATATTCGGTTGGAGGCAACACGAGCTAAAT TTTCAAATGTTCTCAAAAGGCATGGAGAGTTGACAGAGCGTCTTTCTAG GGATTCTGACAAGATGATATTTGATCGTCTACAAAAAGAATTTGAAGCTGCTCGTGCTTCTCAAACTGAAG AGATATGTTTAGATGGCGAAGAATGGAATGATGGGCTATTAGCAACAATAAGGGAGCGG GTTCACATGGAGGCAGACAGAAAGGCAATGCCAGTGGACTCAAACATAGTTTCAGCTCCTCATTTCCAGGAAAGAATCACTTATAAAGTTGGAAGTAAG GTGATTTGTTGTTTGGAAGGGACAAGAATTGGCATACAATATGAGACATCTTTTGCAG GAGAACTTTGTGAATTATACCATTGTGTCCTTGAAAGCAAATCATTTCTTGAAAAGATGACTGTCCTTGAACACACAATTCCCTTTTTTCTACCAATACGAGAAGCAGAAAATGATCTTCTTTCTTCCAATGCGATG AAATTTATAGATTACATTGGAGAACTTTTGCAGGCTTATGTGGATAGGCGTGAACAG GTTCGGCTTATCAAAGAGTTATATGGAAATCAAATTAAAGAATTGTTTCACAGCCTTCCATACCACATAGTTGAATTTGTGCTAGATGATTCTGATTG TAAGGTGACAGTAAGTCTCAGATATGCAGATCTTGTTTCTGTACTTCCAACTCGAATTAGAGTGCTTGCGTGGCCATCCAAGAAAAGTAGTATTAATGCAGCAACTATGAGCAGGAAAGAAAATGGAGTACTGGGAAGTCACCAAAATCCTGCTCGCTTATCATATGCTGAGGATGCCTTACGAACCATGAGCTTACCTGAAG